The following DNA comes from Ignavibacteria bacterium.
TCATCATATTTAGCTGTGGAAATGTAATTTGCGTGCGCTTCGATAACGGGCAGTCCGTAATTCAGCTTTTCAAGCTCAGTGTAAGGATAGCCCAGCTCACGCAGCAGTGTATTCCTTCCTGCTTCGAAGTATTCAAGGTAACGCCCGTTATTCACAATACCCATATTATCGGTATGCGCATAGAGTACTCTTATATTTACTTCAGATTTTATCATATAATTCGCATTTTAAAAGATAAAAATACTTTACCACAGAGGGCACAGAGGTTTTACTTTTAGTTTGCATAGTTTTTTTACCTGAATAAACTCAAGTAAAAAAATTTTCATTAATCCTTTACAATTAATGCATTCTTTCATTTTTAAAGATCAAATAAGCTCTCTGTGTACTCTGTGTTCTCCGTGGTTTATACTTTTGACTTTCGCCCGTTTTCTGAATTGATCAAAGAACAAACCTTTTAAGTCCGTTTTTCAATAGAGTTACATTGAAGTTGATTAACAAACCCAAATTGCATTTAATCAATTTCATGTGAGTTAGAATTTGAGCCGGATCAATAGGTGAAAATGCTCTAACTGCTTTTAACTCAACAATCAATCTATCTTCAATAAACAGATCTGCTCTATAAGCAACATCGATAACAACATCATAATATTTAACTGGAACAGGCTTCTGCCTTTCAGCTTTTAAACCGGCTTTGATCAATTCATAAAACAAGCAAGCCTCATAAACTGATTCAAGGAGTCCGGGACCTAGTTCTTTATGAACCTTTATAGCCAGTCCTATAACTAATTCAGTAAGTTCATTATCTGTTAGTATTTTTTTCTGGTCGTGCATTTATGTTTTTACGAAGTTCTGTTTTTTTACCACAGAGAGCACAGAGGCCACGGAGGGCCTTACCGTTAATCTGGCAATCACTTGTGACCTGAAAAAACTCTTAAAAAATAAATTTTCATTAAAACTGATTAAGCTAAAGTTGTTTTAAATTTCAAAATGATCCAATATTTTCTCTGTGTACTCTGTGTCCTCTGTGGTTAATGCTTTTGTTTCGCAATCCACATCAAAATATCTTGCCCGGATTTAAAATATTATTCGGGT
Coding sequences within:
- a CDS encoding acyl-CoA thioesterase — its product is MIKSEVNIRVLYAHTDNMGIVNNGRYLEYFEAGRNTLLRELGYPYTELEKLNYGLPVIEAHANYISTAKYDDIVTVKAMLQAMPGVRVKIDYGLYVNERLIVTGYTVHSFINLGTMKPVRPPKDFVEIVSPHFK
- a CDS encoding GxxExxY protein; this translates as MHDQKKILTDNELTELVIGLAIKVHKELGPGLLESVYEACLFYELIKAGLKAERQKPVPVKYYDVVIDVAYRADLFIEDRLIVELKAVRAFSPIDPAQILTHMKLIKCNLGLLINFNVTLLKNGLKRFVL